From Achromobacter spanius, a single genomic window includes:
- a CDS encoding efflux RND transporter periplasmic adaptor subunit: protein MTDTAARENLLAALLQLEKRARACADTQALAFLMVNDTHALAPYRQAALWLPGAGGDGIISALSGLAVPDPNAPYTVWLAGLLASRAREGASGPFAPTPDEHPMWAEHLPGHGLLLRLPLADAKGGDGLLALWRDTPWTGAEIAVLGLLADAYAHAWRALAPTQRTGRAATWWGRLRHGDRRTRWWLALGVAVIALMFVPVRQSVLAPAEVVARAPMAVRAPLQGVVDQIAVTPNQTVEKGQLLAALDVRDLEGRLESARQALAVAEAELRQNQQQALVDDRSKATLALAQGKRAQAASDLDFYAKAVARTQLHAERAGIVLFDDPADWIGKPVALGERIMMVADPAEVELEIHLPVGDAIALPAEAPIRLFLNTAPADPLPATLLRVGYRAAPTAEGAMAYRVRARLTDDALATQPRVGLKGTAKLYGESTPLYGYLLRKPLATLRVWLGL from the coding sequence GTGACGGACACCGCTGCACGAGAGAACCTGCTGGCCGCGCTGCTCCAGCTGGAAAAGCGCGCGCGGGCCTGCGCGGACACGCAGGCGCTGGCGTTCCTGATGGTCAACGACACGCATGCGCTGGCGCCGTACCGGCAGGCGGCGCTGTGGCTGCCGGGCGCCGGTGGCGACGGCATCATTTCCGCGCTGTCGGGCCTGGCGGTGCCAGACCCCAACGCGCCCTATACCGTGTGGCTGGCCGGCCTGCTGGCAAGCCGCGCGCGCGAGGGCGCAAGCGGTCCCTTTGCCCCGACGCCCGACGAGCACCCGATGTGGGCGGAGCATCTGCCGGGCCACGGCCTGCTGCTGCGCCTGCCCCTGGCCGACGCAAAGGGAGGCGACGGTCTGCTTGCCTTGTGGCGCGATACGCCGTGGACAGGTGCGGAGATCGCCGTGCTGGGTCTGCTGGCGGACGCCTACGCCCACGCCTGGCGCGCGCTGGCGCCCACGCAACGCACGGGCCGCGCGGCCACCTGGTGGGGCCGCCTGCGCCACGGCGACCGCCGCACGCGCTGGTGGCTGGCGCTGGGCGTGGCCGTCATCGCGCTGATGTTCGTGCCGGTTCGCCAGTCGGTGCTCGCGCCGGCCGAAGTCGTGGCGCGCGCACCCATGGCCGTGCGCGCGCCGCTGCAGGGCGTGGTCGACCAGATCGCCGTCACGCCCAACCAGACCGTCGAGAAAGGACAACTGCTGGCCGCGCTGGACGTGCGCGACCTGGAAGGGCGTCTGGAAAGCGCACGCCAGGCGCTGGCGGTCGCGGAAGCCGAACTGCGGCAGAACCAGCAGCAGGCGCTGGTCGATGACCGCAGCAAGGCCACGCTGGCGCTGGCGCAAGGCAAGCGCGCACAGGCCGCGAGCGACCTGGACTTCTATGCCAAGGCGGTGGCGCGCACGCAGCTGCACGCCGAGCGCGCCGGCATCGTGCTGTTCGATGATCCCGCCGACTGGATCGGCAAACCCGTGGCGCTGGGCGAACGCATCATGATGGTCGCCGACCCCGCGGAGGTCGAGCTGGAAATCCACCTGCCCGTGGGCGATGCGATTGCGCTGCCGGCCGAGGCCCCGATCCGGCTCTTTCTGAACACCGCCCCGGCCGATCCCTTGCCCGCCACGCTGTTGCGCGTGGGCTACCGCGCCGCGCCCACAGCCGAAGGCGCCATGGCCTATCGCGTGCGCGCACGCCTCACCGACGACGCGCTCGCCACGCAGCCGCGCGTCGGTCTGAAAGGCACCGCCAAGCTGTACGGCGAATCCACGCCGCTCTATGGCTACCTGCTGCGCAAACCTCTGGCAACGCTACGCGTATGGCTGGGACTGTAA
- a CDS encoding efflux RND transporter periplasmic adaptor subunit: MPILQASVSRRGARLLLAAGLTVSAAAAAQTPPPAPMTAPAADTARAQLVAARRAVISSSLSGKIETLPFREGDRFKKGDVLVAYDCALNRARLERAVLAESAARKKQAVAEQLEALRSISRSDVEQARAAVAVARAESSAERVLVDRCAIAAPFAGRVGETYARAAESVAEGEKLVSIYDDSAFELEAIVPSRWLAWLKPGSPLRVTVDETGRTYEASVSHIAGAVDPVSQSVKIIGRLADAQNTAAELLPGMSGSVRVDLPATGTP; encoded by the coding sequence ATGCCGATTCTGCAAGCCTCCGTATCGCGGCGCGGCGCGCGTCTGCTGCTGGCCGCGGGTCTGACCGTGTCGGCCGCCGCCGCCGCGCAGACCCCGCCGCCCGCACCCATGACGGCCCCGGCCGCCGACACCGCCCGGGCCCAGCTGGTCGCCGCGCGACGCGCGGTGATTTCCAGCAGTCTGTCCGGCAAGATCGAAACCCTGCCGTTCCGGGAAGGCGACCGCTTCAAGAAGGGCGACGTGCTCGTCGCCTATGACTGCGCCCTGAACCGCGCCCGGCTGGAACGCGCCGTGCTGGCCGAATCGGCCGCGCGCAAGAAGCAGGCGGTCGCCGAGCAACTGGAGGCGCTGCGCTCCATCAGCCGTTCCGACGTCGAACAGGCGCGTGCGGCAGTCGCGGTTGCCCGCGCCGAGAGCAGCGCCGAAAGGGTGCTCGTGGACCGCTGCGCCATTGCCGCGCCGTTCGCCGGCCGGGTCGGCGAAACCTATGCGCGTGCCGCGGAAAGCGTGGCCGAAGGCGAGAAGCTCGTCAGCATCTACGATGACTCCGCCTTTGAACTGGAAGCCATCGTGCCGTCGCGCTGGCTGGCGTGGCTCAAGCCGGGCTCGCCGCTGCGCGTCACCGTCGACGAGACGGGGCGCACTTACGAAGCCTCGGTCTCGCACATCGCGGGCGCTGTGGACCCGGTCAGCCAGTCGGTCAAGATCATCGGCCGCCTCGCCGACGCGCAGAACACCGCCGCCGAACTGCTGCCCGGCATGAGCGGCAGCGTCCGGGTCGACCTTCCCGCCACGGGAACGCCGTGA
- a CDS encoding TolC family protein, producing MTLTFDSAKPMKHRARRFALTVLATAVLAGCAVAPPEKLSTQDLLQLDQADRGAMFAQQEPVTGPITLDEAIARAVKYNLQQRLALMERALEDDLTDVQKQGMLPKLTARAGMRARNNDYGSSSESLSTGTQSLVPSTSQERDTHTADLQLTWNVLDFGLSYFGAKAQGNKALAAEERRRRVVADIIRQTRTAYWNAVTAERLKDRVSSTLAEARQTLEYARQTEQKRLVAPILALRYQRDLLNMVRQTEALDNELAQAKARLATLMNLPPSADFQLAAPDAATMAPPVLAYELQDLEALAMVRRPELREESYLARNAVLETRMSLLRLLPNASLFGGLNYDSNKYLVNNSWADAGMQVSWNLLSVLSWSSITRAGESREQVAELRRQALRMTVLSQVHIAWLERQRAETAFRRANELSRLQDAIQVQTENAARSSAETHLEVVRAKVETLLATRARDLSYAELVNAQNTIYQAAGIDPLPERISDESLASLAHDIAETNRQIERGHVDIPRLAVTPQAIDTNGQAIATPVIDPVASVTEPAAPPALRTVSGNLWSSVGSVASAGSADNQSVKAR from the coding sequence ATGACTCTTACCTTTGATTCCGCCAAGCCCATGAAACATCGTGCCCGCCGCTTCGCCCTGACCGTGCTCGCCACGGCCGTTCTCGCCGGTTGCGCCGTCGCGCCGCCCGAGAAGCTGAGCACGCAGGACCTGCTGCAACTCGATCAGGCCGACCGCGGCGCCATGTTCGCGCAGCAGGAACCGGTGACGGGACCGATCACGCTGGACGAGGCCATCGCCCGCGCCGTCAAGTACAACCTGCAGCAGCGTCTGGCCCTGATGGAGCGCGCGCTGGAAGACGACCTGACCGACGTGCAGAAGCAGGGCATGCTGCCCAAGCTGACCGCCCGCGCCGGCATGCGTGCGCGCAACAACGATTACGGTTCGTCCAGCGAATCGCTGTCCACCGGCACGCAATCGCTCGTGCCGTCCACCAGCCAGGAGCGCGACACGCATACGGCCGACCTGCAACTGACGTGGAACGTGCTGGACTTCGGCCTGAGCTATTTCGGCGCCAAGGCCCAGGGCAACAAGGCGCTGGCTGCCGAAGAACGCCGCCGCCGCGTCGTGGCCGACATCATCCGCCAGACACGCACGGCGTACTGGAACGCCGTGACGGCAGAACGCCTGAAGGACCGCGTGTCCTCGACGCTGGCAGAAGCGCGCCAGACGCTCGAATACGCACGCCAGACCGAGCAGAAGCGTCTGGTCGCGCCCATCCTGGCGCTGCGCTATCAGCGCGATCTGCTGAACATGGTGCGCCAGACCGAGGCGCTGGACAACGAACTGGCGCAGGCCAAGGCGCGCCTCGCCACACTGATGAACTTGCCGCCCAGCGCGGACTTCCAGTTGGCCGCGCCGGACGCCGCCACCATGGCGCCGCCCGTGCTCGCCTACGAACTGCAGGACCTCGAAGCCCTGGCGATGGTGCGCCGCCCCGAACTGCGCGAAGAAAGCTATCTGGCGCGCAACGCCGTGCTGGAAACGCGCATGTCGCTGCTGCGCCTCTTGCCCAACGCGTCGCTCTTTGGCGGGCTGAACTACGACAGCAACAAGTACCTGGTCAACAACAGCTGGGCGGACGCCGGCATGCAGGTGAGCTGGAATTTGCTTAGCGTGCTGTCGTGGTCCTCGATCACCCGCGCCGGCGAATCGCGTGAACAGGTGGCCGAACTGCGCCGTCAGGCCCTGCGCATGACCGTGCTGAGCCAGGTCCACATTGCTTGGCTGGAACGCCAGCGCGCCGAGACCGCCTTCCGCCGCGCCAACGAACTGAGCCGCCTGCAGGACGCGATTCAGGTGCAGACCGAGAACGCCGCGCGCAGCAGCGCCGAAACGCATCTGGAAGTGGTCCGCGCAAAGGTCGAGACCCTGCTCGCCACGCGCGCCCGCGACCTGAGCTATGCCGAACTCGTCAACGCCCAGAACACGATCTACCAGGCCGCCGGGATCGATCCCCTGCCCGAACGCATCTCCGATGAAAGCCTGGCCAGCCTGGCGCACGACATCGCCGAGACCAACCGGCAAATCGAGCGCGGCCACGTCGACATTCCGCGTCTGGCCGTGACCCCGCAAGCCATCGACACGAACGGACAGGCCATCGCAACGCCGGTGATCGACCCCGTTGCGTCCGTGACCGAACCCGCCGCGCCGCCCGCGCTGCGCACCGTGTCCGGCAATTTGTGGAGCAGCGTGGGTTCCGTCGCCAGCGCCGGCAGCGCGGACAATCAATCGGTGAAAGCGCGCTGA